From the genome of Thermoanaerobaculia bacterium:
CGTCGTCGCTGTTCTCGCTTTAGGACCTGGCGCGCCGCTCGATCTCCGGCGTCGCCGAGTTGAAGCGGTCGCGTTCCGCGCCGCTTAACTCGGCGACGGGCGGCCGTCGTGACTGGAAGAGCGGGCGCGGCGATACATCGAGCCGGCCGGGCGCGTGCCGCCCGTGAGACCCTCTCTGTCATTCCCGCGTACGCGGGAATCCAGATCCTTTCCGAAAGGCTGGGTCCCCGCTTTCGCGGGGACGACCGCTTTGCGGTCGCCTCACCGGATCTCGCGGGCTGCCCGGATCCCGACTGGCTCGCGTCTCGCCGCGCCTCGTCCTCACCACAACCGAGATGAGCTGATCGCGATGCGTGGGAGCAAATCGCCCGATTCGTTCGTGCGACAGAGGCCGCCCGACAGCCGGGATAGAATGGTCATCGAGATGGATATTCGAAGCTACTCCGAGGTATCCGACACCCGGCGGGTGTTCGAGATCGAGATCCCGACCGAGGAGGTCGACCGCGCGCGCCGCGGGATCACCCAGAACTACGCCCGCCGGGCGTCGCTGCCCGGCTTTCGCAAGGGAAAGGTCCCGGAAGCGGTCGTCGCGCGGAAGTTCGCCGACGAGATCCGCGAGGAGCTCCTCGAGAACCTCATTCCCGACGCTCTGGGCCACGCGATCGCGGAGAAGGGGATCCAGCCGATCGGCCGTCCCCGCATCGAGGACCTGAAGTTCGAGGAAGGGCAGCCGCTCGCGTTCCGCGCCAACGTCGACGTGCGGCCGCCGATCGACCCGGGCGACTACGACGGGCTGCGTGTTGCCGACGTCGAGGTCGAGCCCGCGCCCGAGGAGATCGAAGCCGCGCTCTCCCGCGTCCGCGAGTCCCACGCGGAGTTCCTGCCGGTCGAGGGGCGCCCGGCGCGCGACGGCGACTACGCGATCGCGGACGTCGCGGACCGGTTCGTCGAGGTCGAGAGCCCCGTCCTCTACACGGCCGAAGGGGCGGCGATCGCCGACGAGAAGCCGGGGGAGTGGCACCGCGACGAGAAGATCACGCTCGAAGTCGGCCACGCCGAGTCGATGCCGGAGATCAACGAGGCGCTGCGGGGCGCCTCGCCGGGGGAGACGCGCTCTTTCCGCAAGACGTTCCCGCCCGATTTCCCGAACTCGCGCTACGCCGGCCGGACCGTCGACTACGAGGTGACGCTGGCGGCGGTGAAGGAGAAGAAGCTTCCCGAGCTCGATGACGACTTCGCCGGCCACGTCGGCGACGGGCTCACGCTCGCGGCGCTCCGCGGGAAGATCGCCGAGAACCTGCGCGCCGAGAAGGACTCGGCGCGGCGGCGGAAGTTCCAGCGCGAGATCCTCGACCAGCTCCTGTCGCGCGTCTCGTTCACGCCTCCGGAGGCGCTCGTCGAGGCCGAGACCGAATCCGCGCTCGAGGAGTACGCCGGGTACCTGCAGGCCAACGGCATGGACCCGAAGGAGGCGGACTGGGACAAGCTCGCTCGCGACGCGCGGCCGGGCGCCGAGCGCCGCGTCAAGGAATACCTGATCCTCGACGAGGTCGCCCGCCGCGAGAACCTGACTTCGACGGACACGGAGGTGGACGCCGAGATCCGCGCGAGCGCCGCCCGGCGCGGGATGGAATTCGACGCGCTGCGCGACCGGCTCGCGAAGGAGGGCCGTCTCGGATCGGTTCGCCAGGAGATCCGGCTCCAGAAGGCGATCGCCTGGCTGGTCGACCACGCGCGCGTGGAGAAATAGTTCGGGGGGCGGCGATGTTGAACGGTTCCGTGGACCCGTTTCGATCCGAGGAAGAAGAAGGAGGAGGTGGCTCCGTGCTCGTACCCATGGTGATCGAACAGACCAGCCGCGGCGAACGCGCCTACGACATCTATTCCCGGCTGCTGAGGGACAACGTGATCATCCTCGGCACGCCGATCGACGACAACATCGCGAGCCTGGTCATCGCGCAGATGCTCTTCCTCGAGGCGGAGAACCCGGAGAAGGACATCATGCTCTACATCAATTCGCCGGGGGGATCGGTGACCGCCGGCCTCGCGATCTACGACACGATGCAGTACGTCAAGCCCGACGTGCAGACGATCTGCATGGGGCAGGCGGCCTCGATGGCTTCCGTGCTCATGGCGGCGGGCGCCCCCGGGAAGCGGCACGCGCTCCCGAACGCCCGGTTCCTCCTCCACCAGCCGTGGACGTCGGGGATGCAGGGGCAGGCCTCCGACATCGAGATCCACGCGAAGGACCTGATCCGCCTGAAGCACAAGATCAGCGAGATCTACGTCAAGCACACGGGGCAGGTCCTCGAAAAGGTCGAGCGGGACACCGACCGCGATTTCATCCTCGAAGCGGACGAGGCGAAGAAGTACGGTCTGATCGACCACGTCTTCACGTCCCGCGACGATACGGCGCTCAAGGCGGCGGGGTAGTCGGAGGATCAGCGCGCGGCGATGCATCGAGCCGGGCGGGCGGTGGCAGCCGCCCGCGGGCTTAACGTGCGCCCCGGTACGCCGCGCCCGCGGGCCGGCCGCCCCGCATCCCGCCGGGCTCGCGCCTCCCCGCGCCCGTCCTGTCCGGATTGATCCGACCAGAAGTGGCGATGAACCGACCGCTTGCTGCCTTTCAGATCGAGGACCTCCTCCCCGCCGGGCCCTTGCGCGAATCGCGCTGCGCGGTCGAGCGCCTCGAGCGCGAGCCGTGCTGCCGTGTCTACCCAGGAATTTCCTTGATCCAGCGGGGCGTTACGATGGTCGGGAGCCCCGGTTATGGTAGGATGAAGCCCTAGCCAGAGGCGGCTGGGCGGTCCTGCCGGAGGTTAAATGTCCAAGAAAACAGGGAACGGCGACGTTCTGCGCTGCTCGTTCTGCAACAAGAGCCAGCGCGACGTCAAGAAGCTGATCGCGGGCCCCACGGTCTACATCTGC
Proteins encoded in this window:
- a CDS encoding ATP-dependent Clp protease proteolytic subunit; its protein translation is MVIEQTSRGERAYDIYSRLLRDNVIILGTPIDDNIASLVIAQMLFLEAENPEKDIMLYINSPGGSVTAGLAIYDTMQYVKPDVQTICMGQAASMASVLMAAGAPGKRHALPNARFLLHQPWTSGMQGQASDIEIHAKDLIRLKHKISEIYVKHTGQVLEKVERDTDRDFILEADEAKKYGLIDHVFTSRDDTALKAAG
- the tig gene encoding trigger factor, which encodes MDIRSYSEVSDTRRVFEIEIPTEEVDRARRGITQNYARRASLPGFRKGKVPEAVVARKFADEIREELLENLIPDALGHAIAEKGIQPIGRPRIEDLKFEEGQPLAFRANVDVRPPIDPGDYDGLRVADVEVEPAPEEIEAALSRVRESHAEFLPVEGRPARDGDYAIADVADRFVEVESPVLYTAEGAAIADEKPGEWHRDEKITLEVGHAESMPEINEALRGASPGETRSFRKTFPPDFPNSRYAGRTVDYEVTLAAVKEKKLPELDDDFAGHVGDGLTLAALRGKIAENLRAEKDSARRRKFQREILDQLLSRVSFTPPEALVEAETESALEEYAGYLQANGMDPKEADWDKLARDARPGAERRVKEYLILDEVARRENLTSTDTEVDAEIRASAARRGMEFDALRDRLAKEGRLGSVRQEIRLQKAIAWLVDHARVEK